Proteins found in one Chrysiogenes arsenatis DSM 11915 genomic segment:
- a CDS encoding PAS domain S-box protein codes for MTPQTTTILLVEDEALIALVQKRVLEKHGYTVLLATSGAKAIEMADSEPSINLILMDIDLGSGIDGTEAAAIILAKHDLPLVFLSSHTAQAIVEKTEKITSYGYIVKGSGDTVLLVSIKMALKLFNAKLESRLHEEKLQASEEQHRRLFETMSQGVIYQSAHGEIISANLAAERILGLTFEQMAGLSSLDPRWKMICEDGSPVAGEDHPAMVSLQTGKKCGPVIRGVFHPERNDYIWLQITATPLFHAGETAPYQVHATFDDITEQRKAEHNYRMLFQEMIDGYAFHEIICDKTGTPIDFRFLDVNPAFEKMVGLPVSHVVGRTVLEIFPETEPFWIETYGRVALTGEPTRFENFFGELGKHFEVAAFSPKQGQFVCTFSDITHRKQSEETLRQQVKEKEILLRETHHRIKNNIASIAALLSLQAEATPNPEVALALNEAISRIKSMSNLYEKMLIADDYNNLYVGDYLENIVKSVIALFAGERMLDVNTQFGNFMLNSKQLLPLGIIVNELLTNAMKYAFVGHRTGKVEVVVTQTENRVTLTLSDNGVGLPEAFDATRNKGFGLVLVDILSQQIGGRFSIIKAEGTRCCLEFPIA; via the coding sequence GTGACACCTCAAACAACCACGATTCTGTTGGTGGAAGACGAAGCGCTTATCGCCTTAGTGCAGAAAAGGGTTCTAGAAAAACATGGCTACACGGTTCTCCTCGCGACGTCCGGAGCCAAGGCCATTGAAATGGCGGATTCCGAACCCTCCATAAACCTTATTTTGATGGACATTGATCTTGGTTCCGGGATTGACGGCACCGAAGCTGCCGCGATAATTCTTGCCAAGCACGATTTGCCACTCGTTTTTCTTTCCTCACACACGGCTCAGGCCATCGTTGAAAAAACCGAAAAAATCACCTCTTACGGATATATTGTCAAAGGTTCTGGCGATACCGTTCTGCTCGTATCAATCAAAATGGCGCTCAAACTATTCAACGCCAAACTCGAAAGCCGACTTCATGAAGAAAAATTGCAGGCGAGTGAAGAACAACATCGCCGTCTTTTCGAAACGATGTCGCAAGGGGTTATTTATCAATCTGCACATGGAGAGATTATTTCGGCCAACCTTGCTGCAGAGCGGATTCTGGGATTGACGTTTGAACAAATGGCAGGGCTATCCTCGCTCGATCCGCGATGGAAGATGATTTGCGAAGATGGCTCACCCGTGGCCGGCGAAGATCACCCAGCAATGGTTTCGCTCCAAACAGGGAAAAAATGTGGGCCGGTGATTCGTGGCGTGTTTCATCCCGAAAGGAATGACTATATCTGGCTACAAATTACGGCCACGCCCCTCTTTCACGCTGGCGAAACTGCCCCGTATCAAGTCCATGCCACCTTTGACGACATCACCGAGCAGCGCAAAGCGGAACATAACTACCGCATGCTTTTCCAGGAAATGATTGACGGATATGCTTTCCATGAAATCATTTGCGATAAGACAGGAACGCCCATCGACTTTCGTTTTCTGGACGTCAACCCAGCATTCGAAAAGATGGTTGGCTTGCCCGTCAGTCACGTTGTGGGACGCACCGTACTGGAAATTTTCCCAGAAACGGAACCGTTTTGGATTGAAACCTATGGCAGAGTTGCATTAACGGGCGAACCAACGCGGTTTGAAAATTTCTTTGGTGAGCTTGGCAAACATTTTGAAGTTGCGGCATTCAGCCCCAAACAGGGACAATTTGTCTGCACCTTTTCCGACATCACACACCGCAAACAATCAGAAGAAACCCTCCGCCAACAAGTTAAGGAAAAAGAAATTCTGCTGCGCGAAACGCACCACCGGATAAAAAACAATATCGCTTCGATTGCCGCCCTCCTCTCGCTACAAGCCGAAGCAACTCCTAATCCCGAAGTCGCCCTAGCGCTGAACGAGGCCATCAGCCGGATTAAAAGCATGAGCAATCTGTACGAAAAAATGCTCATTGCCGATGACTATAACAACCTTTATGTTGGCGATTATTTGGAAAACATAGTCAAATCCGTGATCGCACTCTTTGCTGGCGAAAGAATGCTTGATGTTAACACGCAATTTGGCAACTTTATGCTCAACTCAAAACAGCTACTTCCGCTTGGCATCATTGTCAATGAACTCCTTACCAACGCCATGAAATATGCTTTTGTTGGACACCGCACCGGCAAAGTTGAGGTTGTCGTAACACAAACCGAAAACAGAGTTACACTCACACTCAGTGACAACGGCGTTGGGCTCCCGGAAGCATTTGACGCCACACGCAATAAAGGATTTGGTTTAGTACTGGTAGATATCCTCAGCCAGCAAATTGGTGGACGGTTTTCGATTATAAAGGCAGAAGGCACCCGTTGCTGCCTCGAATTTCCGATTGCGTAG
- the arsS gene encoding arsenosugar biosynthesis radical SAM (seleno)protein ArsS (Some members of this family are selenoproteins.): MTNLTATTPLTFNQTLAEQIIALRRATITTMQINLGKTCNQTCRHCHVAAGPHRTESMNRETAERILTLLAASPTVTTLDITGGAPEINPNFRFLVSEARKLGKHVLNRCNLTVLFEAGQEDTASFLAEQHVEVIASLPCYLEENVCQQRGDGVFAKSIAALQLLNSLGYGTVDSLLRLNLVYNPSGGFLPPAQNKLEDAYKAHLGEHYGIVFNNLYTIANMPITRYRDLLQHEGALDGYLQLLRDNFNLAAAHHLMCTSQISIGYDGTLYDCDFNQALELPAGNQLATIFDIASLNEITHNIATAEHCFGCTAGAGSSCGGALA, translated from the coding sequence ATGACGAACTTGACGGCCACTACCCCACTTACATTCAACCAAACTCTTGCGGAACAGATCATTGCGTTGCGCCGAGCCACCATCACCACCATGCAGATCAACCTTGGCAAGACCTGCAATCAGACGTGTCGACACTGCCACGTCGCGGCGGGGCCACACCGTACCGAAAGCATGAACCGCGAAACTGCCGAACGGATTCTCACCTTGCTTGCGGCCAGCCCCACCGTTACCACGCTTGATATTACCGGCGGCGCGCCTGAGATCAACCCCAACTTTCGCTTTTTAGTAAGCGAAGCGCGAAAGCTGGGCAAACATGTGCTAAATCGCTGCAATCTCACCGTTCTTTTTGAAGCGGGGCAAGAGGATACGGCGTCGTTTCTCGCGGAACAACACGTGGAGGTCATCGCCTCCCTCCCCTGCTATCTCGAAGAGAACGTCTGCCAGCAACGTGGCGACGGCGTGTTTGCCAAAAGCATCGCCGCGCTGCAACTCCTCAACAGCCTAGGATACGGTACGGTTGATTCGCTGCTACGGCTGAATCTCGTCTACAACCCCAGCGGTGGATTTTTGCCACCCGCGCAAAATAAACTCGAAGACGCCTACAAAGCGCACCTTGGCGAGCACTACGGCATCGTGTTCAATAATCTCTATACCATTGCCAATATGCCCATCACCCGCTACCGCGATCTACTCCAGCATGAAGGGGCGCTCGATGGATATTTACAGCTATTGCGCGATAATTTTAACCTCGCCGCTGCGCACCACCTGATGTGCACCAGCCAGATATCCATTGGCTACGATGGCACACTCTATGACTGCGATTTTAACCAAGCATTGGAGTTACCCGCCGGAAATCAACTGGCGACGATATTTGATATCGCGTCACTGAACGAAATAACGCACAACATTGCCACCGCCGAACACTGCTTTGGCTGTACAGCAGGAGCGGGAAGCTCTTGCGGGGGAGCGCTGGCGTGA
- the mutM gene encoding bifunctional DNA-formamidopyrimidine glycosylase/DNA-(apurinic or apyrimidinic site) lyase codes for MPELPEVQTVADDLNRANLTGLTITVANCYWPRTCEPLSENELQNALVGRTIVRFWRRAKYLIADLAPTGHIVIHLRMTGRLHLVPQHIPREKHEHVICTFSDGQTLRLHDTRKFARFCVYETLENVLGHLGREPLQETLDSTVLQKLYGKRSRAIKALLLDQNLIAGIGNIYADEALWEARIHPATPGNTLEIDAFERLAHAIPVVLRRGLANMGTSLGSGAGNFYSVAYRQGRNEDDLRVFRRTGMACPRCGTTIVRLVVAQRGTHICPACQVFTAV; via the coding sequence ATGCCTGAACTCCCCGAAGTACAAACCGTCGCCGACGACCTCAATCGCGCCAATCTCACCGGGCTTACCATTACCGTTGCGAATTGCTATTGGCCGCGTACCTGTGAACCACTCAGCGAAAATGAACTCCAAAATGCCCTTGTCGGCCGCACGATTGTGCGGTTTTGGCGACGCGCCAAATATCTGATCGCCGACCTTGCCCCCACAGGACACATCGTCATCCACCTCCGCATGACCGGACGTTTGCATCTTGTGCCACAACACATTCCGCGCGAAAAACATGAACACGTGATCTGCACCTTCAGCGATGGTCAAACCCTCCGACTGCACGACACGCGCAAATTCGCCCGTTTCTGCGTATATGAAACGCTGGAAAACGTCCTCGGACATCTCGGACGTGAGCCGCTTCAAGAAACGCTTGATAGCACTGTACTGCAAAAACTCTACGGCAAGCGTAGCCGTGCAATCAAAGCACTCCTGCTGGATCAAAATTTGATTGCGGGCATTGGTAATATCTATGCCGATGAAGCACTGTGGGAAGCACGCATTCATCCGGCAACACCGGGGAACACACTGGAAATCGACGCATTTGAACGCTTGGCGCACGCCATACCGGTAGTGCTGCGCCGCGGACTGGCCAACATGGGCACCAGCCTTGGCAGCGGTGCGGGGAACTTTTACTCTGTCGCCTACCGCCAAGGACGTAACGAAGACGACCTGCGCGTATTCCGCCGCACCGGAATGGCGTGCCCGCGCTGTGGCACCACCATCGTGCGGCTCGTCGTCGCACAACGCGGCACCCATATCTGCCCAGCGTGTCAGGTGTTCACCGCCGTATAG
- a CDS encoding DUF3047 domain-containing protein, producing the protein MTLRFAIHVNVRHIFIKAVFLIALLLLLAPPVASAPPAKTLDFGDQWQEQTFRKTAPTTYQQLNEAGKPIMRAQANGAASGLVYEIDFDPAVYPILKWRWKIDQVLPLGDARTKAGDDYPARVYVVFPKWFKPATQSINYIWANRLPQGEVIPNPFFDNARMVAVRSGNGDAGIWHTECRNIYRDYQAIFGEAPPRAGAIAIMTDADNTGGTATGYYADIQLLTAPKESDPATFCGHKDTR; encoded by the coding sequence GTGACATTGCGTTTCGCTATTCATGTGAATGTGCGCCACATATTTATCAAAGCCGTTTTCTTGATTGCTCTGCTGCTCTTACTTGCTCCCCCCGTAGCGTCCGCGCCGCCAGCGAAAACACTCGACTTTGGCGATCAATGGCAGGAACAAACCTTCCGCAAGACGGCACCGACAACCTATCAGCAGTTGAACGAAGCCGGGAAACCGATCATGCGAGCGCAAGCAAATGGTGCCGCTTCCGGCCTCGTCTACGAAATTGATTTTGACCCTGCCGTGTACCCCATCCTGAAATGGCGTTGGAAGATAGATCAGGTGCTTCCGCTGGGCGATGCCCGCACCAAAGCGGGCGACGACTATCCCGCGCGTGTCTATGTGGTCTTCCCTAAATGGTTTAAACCAGCAACCCAAAGCATCAACTACATTTGGGCAAACCGGCTTCCACAGGGCGAGGTAATTCCCAACCCATTTTTTGACAACGCCCGCATGGTAGCGGTGCGCAGCGGCAATGGCGATGCGGGAATATGGCACACCGAGTGCCGCAACATCTACCGCGACTATCAGGCGATTTTTGGCGAAGCGCCGCCGCGCGCCGGAGCCATCGCGATTATGACGGATGCCGACAATACCGGAGGGACTGCAACAGGATACTACGCCGACATTCAACTCCTCACCGCGCCAAAAGAGAGCGATCCAGCGACGTTTTGTGGCCATAAGGACACCCGATGA
- a CDS encoding helix-turn-helix transcriptional regulator — protein sequence MRKSDRLFQLTNILRAYQPISARMLSEKLGVSERTIYRYIDDLSVSGIPIYGEPGVGYRLSEGFELPPLQLTPLELEALILGVNMVATRTGDEFAKAARSLLCKIEAAVPDHAITHAQPGAPSAQVPVAEHHDIRHMWGILYQAIKEKQHIFLMYQSLAETHTERIVYPLGLFYWGGKWTLGAWCTLRMGYRDFRIDRIEHITQTAAPSPLPLDVNLENYLAAQNAKD from the coding sequence ATGCGAAAGTCCGATCGTCTTTTTCAACTCACCAACATTCTTCGAGCATATCAGCCCATCAGTGCCCGAATGTTGTCGGAAAAGCTTGGTGTATCCGAACGCACCATTTACCGTTACATCGATGACCTTTCCGTGTCCGGCATCCCCATCTACGGTGAACCCGGCGTTGGGTATCGCCTGAGCGAAGGGTTCGAACTGCCGCCGCTGCAACTCACCCCGTTAGAACTGGAGGCACTTATCCTTGGCGTCAACATGGTGGCGACGCGCACAGGTGATGAATTTGCGAAAGCCGCCCGTTCGTTGCTCTGTAAAATTGAAGCTGCCGTTCCCGACCACGCCATAACACACGCGCAGCCCGGTGCACCGTCGGCGCAAGTACCAGTGGCGGAACACCACGACATTCGGCACATGTGGGGCATCCTCTATCAAGCCATAAAGGAAAAGCAGCATATTTTCCTTATGTACCAATCACTTGCAGAAACACACACCGAAAGAATAGTGTACCCACTTGGACTTTTCTACTGGGGTGGCAAATGGACACTTGGTGCCTGGTGTACGTTACGGATGGGCTACCGCGACTTCCGCATTGATCGAATCGAGCATATAACCCAAACCGCCGCACCCAGCCCACTGCCGCTTGATGTAAACCTCGAAAACTACCTCGCCGCGCAAAACGCAAAAGATTAG
- a CDS encoding PDDEXK nuclease domain-containing protein, with product MSDQPISLTERPEGYSSWLSELKTRIHEAQQRATLAVNRELLLLYWQIGRDILERQAAQGWGAKVIELLAHDLRNHFPEMKGFSPRNLKYMRAFAKAWPDLEFVQAVLAQLPWYHQLALLDKLKSNEVRTWYAQKAIENNWSRNVLVMQIETRLSERQGNAVTNFEQRLPKPDSDLARESIKDPYRFDFLGLTDEAEEREIEGALIKHVTQFLLELGAGFAFVGRQVLLQVGEEEFFIDLLFYHLKLRCYVVIELKAGKFKPEHLGQLGFYMTAVDRQIKAEQDSATIGLLLCKSKDKVVAEYALGDKSQPMGIAEYKLQQALPEILETNLPSIEQIERELQGEEE from the coding sequence ATGAGCGATCAACCCATCTCCTTAACCGAGCGACCAGAGGGCTACAGTAGCTGGCTGTCTGAACTGAAAACTCGCATCCACGAAGCCCAGCAACGTGCCACGCTGGCAGTGAATCGTGAGCTGTTACTGCTTTACTGGCAGATCGGCAGGGATATTTTAGAGCGTCAGGCGGCACAAGGCTGGGGTGCCAAAGTCATCGAGCTGTTGGCGCATGATCTGCGTAACCATTTTCCTGAGATGAAAGGCTTTTCGCCGCGCAACCTAAAATACATGCGAGCATTTGCCAAAGCCTGGCCTGACTTGGAATTTGTGCAAGCGGTGCTTGCACAATTGCCCTGGTACCACCAACTGGCCTTGCTCGATAAACTAAAGAGCAACGAAGTACGCACCTGGTATGCCCAAAAGGCCATAGAAAATAATTGGTCGCGCAATGTGCTGGTGATGCAGATTGAAACCCGATTATCAGAGCGCCAAGGCAATGCCGTGACTAATTTTGAGCAACGCTTGCCTAAACCAGACTCCGACCTTGCCCGTGAATCCATCAAAGACCCCTACCGATTCGACTTTCTAGGTTTGACGGACGAAGCAGAAGAGCGGGAAATTGAAGGCGCACTTATCAAACATGTCACCCAATTCTTGCTGGAGCTGGGTGCAGGATTCGCCTTTGTAGGACGCCAGGTATTGTTGCAAGTGGGAGAAGAAGAATTTTTCATCGACCTGCTGTTTTATCACCTGAAACTTCGCTGCTACGTGGTGATTGAACTGAAAGCGGGAAAATTCAAACCTGAGCATTTGGGGCAACTGGGTTTTTATATGACGGCGGTGGATCGACAAATAAAAGCCGAACAAGACAGCGCCACCATTGGCTTACTGCTATGTAAAAGTAAAGACAAGGTCGTGGCCGAATACGCACTGGGCGACAAAAGCCAACCGATGGGCATCGCGGAATACAAGCTGCAACAAGCCTTGCCAGAAATACTGGAAACCAACCTGCCCAGCATTGAGCAAATAGAGCGGGAATTACAGGGAGAAGAAGAATGA
- a CDS encoding FAD-dependent oxidoreductase, with amino-acid sequence MKPRYRNLLIALVLITLWFGLYHFFGDLLTFEALKAKQQAWAEIHHDNTVATLALYFIVYVIATAISLPGAVILTLAGGALFGFTTGLLLVSFASTIGATCAFLLARTLFRDTVQKQFGQQLQRLNDGVKRDGALYLFTLRLVPIFPFFVINLLMGLTPMRTITFYWVSQIGMLAGTAVYVNAGTQLGQLDSLQGILSPTLLLSFALIGVLPLFARRIAALVQAKRAYAAYPHPKTFDYDLVVIGAGAAGLVSAYIGAALKAKVLLVEREKMGGDCLNTGCVPSKSLLHAAKVRHTLRHSADIGIASPEMAVDFPAVMRSVKQAIAHIEPHDSVARYSALGVECIAGKAHIDSPFTVDVAGKKVTTRNIIIASGAAPVLPNIPGLRDVPHYTSDTIWGITALPPKLIVLGGGPIGCELAQAFARLGSEVTIIQRNRQLLPREDDDVATLIQQIFEREGIRVLTAHTALEVRPHAGGDGIHHFLIQSADGEAITIPCDAVLIALGRQPRTQGFGLEELGITTTPAGTLAVDAYLRTKYPNILACGDVAGPYQFTHTASHQAWYAAVNALIRPLHQFAADYRVIPWCTFTDPEVARVGLSEAEATAQGIAFEVTRYGIDDLDRAIADNCAEGFVKVLTVPGKDTILGVTIIGPRAGDIIAEWVLAMKHKLGLNTVLGTIHIYPTYAEANRFAAGNWKKSHAPQGILRAVERWHAWRRG; translated from the coding sequence ATGAAACCACGCTACCGCAATCTACTCATCGCACTGGTGCTCATCACCCTTTGGTTCGGGCTGTATCATTTTTTCGGCGATCTGCTGACATTTGAAGCCCTGAAAGCCAAGCAACAGGCATGGGCGGAAATTCACCATGACAATACCGTGGCAACCCTTGCGCTTTACTTTATTGTTTATGTCATTGCCACGGCTATTTCTCTGCCGGGGGCGGTAATCTTGACGTTAGCAGGGGGCGCACTTTTTGGCTTTACGACTGGGCTGCTGCTGGTCTCCTTCGCTAGCACCATCGGTGCAACTTGTGCTTTTTTACTGGCGCGCACCCTTTTTCGCGACACCGTACAAAAACAGTTTGGTCAACAATTACAACGCTTGAATGATGGGGTAAAACGCGACGGCGCCTTGTATCTGTTTACCTTGCGCCTTGTGCCAATCTTTCCCTTCTTTGTCATCAACCTGCTGATGGGGCTGACGCCGATGCGCACAATAACGTTCTATTGGGTCAGCCAAATCGGAATGCTGGCGGGGACGGCGGTGTATGTCAATGCGGGAACGCAGCTTGGACAGCTTGATTCCTTGCAGGGGATTCTTTCGCCAACGCTGCTTCTTTCATTTGCGCTCATCGGCGTTCTGCCACTCTTCGCACGGCGTATCGCGGCTCTGGTACAGGCCAAACGCGCCTATGCTGCTTACCCGCACCCCAAAACGTTTGACTATGATCTTGTGGTGATCGGTGCGGGTGCCGCTGGATTGGTGAGCGCCTACATCGGTGCGGCACTGAAAGCCAAAGTGCTTTTAGTCGAGCGCGAAAAAATGGGGGGCGATTGCCTGAACACCGGATGCGTGCCGAGCAAATCGCTGCTGCATGCCGCCAAAGTGCGCCATACGCTACGCCACAGCGCTGACATCGGGATTGCTTCACCGGAAATGGCGGTCGATTTTCCGGCGGTAATGCGTTCCGTCAAACAGGCCATTGCGCACATTGAACCGCACGATTCTGTCGCACGTTATAGCGCCCTTGGGGTGGAGTGTATTGCTGGAAAAGCCCATATTGATTCGCCGTTTACGGTCGATGTGGCGGGGAAAAAAGTGACGACGCGCAACATCATCATCGCCAGCGGCGCAGCTCCTGTTCTCCCCAATATTCCCGGTCTGCGCGATGTGCCACACTACACCAGCGACACTATTTGGGGTATCACGGCGCTTCCGCCCAAGCTGATTGTGCTCGGCGGCGGCCCTATTGGCTGCGAACTGGCACAGGCTTTTGCCCGTCTGGGAAGCGAAGTGACGATTATACAGCGTAATCGTCAGCTTTTACCACGCGAAGACGATGACGTGGCCACGTTGATACAGCAGATATTTGAACGTGAAGGGATTCGTGTGTTGACCGCCCACACCGCGCTGGAAGTGCGCCCTCACGCTGGTGGCGATGGCATCCATCACTTCCTTATTCAATCAGCTGACGGCGAAGCCATCACCATCCCTTGCGATGCCGTTTTAATCGCCCTTGGACGTCAGCCGCGCACGCAGGGATTTGGGCTGGAGGAGTTGGGAATTACAACCACTCCGGCCGGCACTCTTGCGGTTGATGCCTATTTGCGAACAAAATATCCCAATATTTTGGCCTGTGGTGACGTTGCCGGGCCGTATCAATTCACTCATACCGCGTCGCATCAGGCGTGGTACGCCGCTGTCAATGCACTGATCCGCCCGCTGCACCAGTTTGCTGCCGATTACCGCGTGATTCCGTGGTGTACGTTTACCGACCCTGAAGTAGCGCGGGTTGGACTTTCGGAAGCCGAGGCCACCGCGCAGGGGATCGCCTTTGAAGTGACCCGTTATGGAATTGACGACCTGGATCGTGCCATTGCCGACAACTGCGCCGAAGGGTTTGTCAAAGTGCTAACGGTGCCGGGCAAAGATACCATCCTCGGTGTGACCATAATCGGCCCACGTGCGGGGGACATTATTGCGGAATGGGTATTGGCAATGAAGCACAAACTCGGCCTCAATACAGTGCTCGGCACGATTCATATCTACCCAACCTACGCCGAAGCGAATCGTTTTGCAGCGGGTAACTGGAAAAAATCCCATGCACCACAAGGGATTTTGCGTGCGGTAGAACGCTGGCATGCGTGGCGACGGGGATAG